A stretch of DNA from Plasmodium vivax scf_7148 genomic scaffold, whole genome shotgun sequence:
ATGTTACTTATATTAATACTTTATTCCAAGAAAAAGTAGATAAATGTTGTGATGGAGAAGATCTGGATGAATATGGATTTTGTGAACCTTATTTTAAATGCGAAAATAAGTACAGTCCTCAAGATTTATTAGCtcagttaaaaaaagaacttcaGGAATTAGGAAAGAAAGCGGAGGCACCACGTGACGGAGGTACAGGTGCAGTAGAAGCTGGTAAAGCGCCAGGAAGTGGAGCGGAAGAACGAGAAAAGAAGACAAAGGAAGAAGTAACTGCGGAAGCAACGGGAAAGGAATCAAAAGAAAAGTTAGTAGCTGGAGAAGTACCTAAGGAAAAAGCAGCAGATTCCCTAGCACAATCTGCACTGGAAAAAACTATACCCACACAACCAGCAGTACAAGGATCTGTAGGGTTGAAACCTGGTGAATCAGAATCTAGAGAAGAACCTGCATCTGCAAAACTCGTAGGGAAAAAACCACCAGAAGAAAACCCCATAGCGCCTGAATCTGGAGGGGCAAAACCTGCACCGTCAGAAGGTGCACCTGCAAAACCTGTAGCGACAAAACCACCAGCAGCAGGACCCGTAGCGGTAGAATCTGAAACCGTAACTCCTGCAATGGCAGAATCTGGGAAGGCAAAACTTCGAGAAACAAAACCTGCACCTGCAAAACCCGTGGCGGCAAAACCCGTAGCGTCAAAACCTGAAACGGAAAAAGCTAAAGAGATAGTAGCTGAAAAGGAAGCAACTAAAGAGATAGTAgctgaagaggaagcaaCTAAAGAGACATTAGTTGAAGAGGAAGCACCTGAAGAGGTAGTTGATGAAACTACGAATACTTTGCAACCAGAAGAACCTTTGGGTCCCCCACCAATAGAGAGCGCTGAACAGGATGTTCATGTGATATCATCTCATAATACAGAGCCTGCAAGCAACGCGCTTCCTCTGACAATTACGGATACCCCTAATACTTTAGGAACTGCACATGAAGGGTTGgactcaaatttttttcgtaacaTCATCATGGCTGTTGCAGTACTTggaaaaattttcttccttttctactaCAACAGGGTAATTGCACATtcgattttgtgaaatatgAATGTTGTGTTATTATCTgtaatatgttttaattttaaatgagTTGTTACAaagttaacatatttttatacctcttacatattcatttatgtatCAGTCTTCAAGATTGGAATCAAgcttacgcaaaaaaaaacgtaaaaagggaaaaatatttgagcataattactacgaagagtatgaaaaggaGTTAGAAATGTATGGTTCTGAGGAAACGTTTTTAGATTCTGAAACGGATCGATTATAC
This window harbors:
- a CDS encoding variable surface protein Vir12-related (encoded by transcript PVX_107235A) — encoded protein: MALSSEKNWVEVLQNLPSYKEYEKLDKVDIKNENSSHCNDLGSTDEGDKTLCKKIVQNLNQLSALKDDENLDNSCYYFQHWFFDNIAKKYYDGDERGNNYPVAEKLYNIVSEITPVSSKMEPCKCYESGYPDVWKEEKHLHDYFENHKDIKCNDSDKSKCEKYIQYVTYINTLFQEKVDKCCDGEDLDEYGFCEPYFKCENKYSPQDLLAQLKKELQELGKKAEAPRDGGTGAVEAGKAPGSGAEEREKKTKEEVTAEATGKESKEKLVAGEVPKEKAADSLAQSALEKTIPTQPAVQGSVGLKPGESESREEPASAKLVGKKPPEENPIAPESGGAKPAPSEGAPAKPVATKPPAAGPVAVESETVTPAMAESGKAKLRETKPAPAKPVAAKPVASKPETEKAKEIVAEKEATKEIVAEEEATKETLVEEEAPEEVVDETTNTLQPEEPLGPPPIESAEQDVHVISSHNTEPASNALPLTITDTPNTLGTAHEGLDSNFFRNIIMAVAVLGKIFFLFYYNRSSRLESSLRKKKRKKGKIFEHNYYEEYEKELEMYGSEETFLDSETDRLYLNYHPDQDSYY